In Phenylobacterium hankyongense, the sequence TGCAAGGCGCGCAAGCGCTGGAAGCTGGGCGACGCCGGCGGCCTCACCCAGTTCGGCGTCAACTACATGCGGCTGGCGCCGGGCGGCTGGACCAGCCAGCGGCACTGGCACACCGCCGAGGACGAATTCGTCTGGGTGGTCGAGGGCGAGGTGGTGCTGGTCACCGACGACGGCGAGGAGGTGCTGCGGGCCGGTGACTGCGCCGCCTTCCCGGCGGGCGTCCCCAACGGCCACCACATCCAGAACCGCTCCCAGGCCGAGGCGGTGCTGCTGGAGGTCGGGTCGCGGCGGCCCGGCGACGACGGCTGCGACTACCCCGACCTCGACATGATCATCCGGGTCGGCGAGAGGACCTACCGGCACCGGGACGGCGAGCCCTACCCGGTCAAGACCCGCCGGACGCGATAGTTGCTCCCCCTCCGGGGGAGCTGTCGCGGAGCGACTGAGGGGGTCCTCCGAGGTCGATGCTGACCCCCTCCGGGCCGTTGGGCCACCTCCCCCAGAGGGGGAGGAACCTGGGCCGTTGTCAGTCCCTCAGCAGCTCGTTGATCGAGGTCTTGGAGCGGGTGCGTTCGTCCACCGTCTTCATGATCACCGCGCAGTAGGTCGACGGCAGGGTCGGGTCGTGCGGGTTGGGCCGCGAGCCGGACATCACCACCGAATAGGGCGGCACCTCGCCGGTGGTCACCGCGCCGGTGCGGCGGTCGACGATCGGGGTGGTCGAGGTCAGGTAGACGCCCATGGAGAGCACGCTGCCCTCGCGCACGATCACCCCCTCGGCGACCTCGGAGCGGGCGCCGATGAAGCAGTTGTCCTCGATGATGGTCGGATTGGCCTGCAAGGGCTCCAGCACGCCGCCGATGCCGGCGCCGCCGGACAGGTGCACGTTCTTGCCGATCTGGGCGCAGGAGCCGACCGTCGCCCAGGTGTCGACCATGGTCCCCTCGTCGACATAGGCGCCGATATTGACGAACGAGGGGGTCAGCACCGCGCCGCGGCCGATGAAGCTGCCCTTGCGGACCACGCAGCCCGGCACCGCCCGGAAGCCGGCGGCCTCGAACCTGGCGGCGTCCCAGCCGGTGAACTTCAGCGGCACCTTGTCCCAGTAGGGCCCCGGCGCGTCGGCCTCGGAGAGCGCGTTGGGGGTCAGGCGGAAGAACAGCAGGATGGCCTGCTTGGCCCACTGGTGGGTGATCCAGGTCCCGTCGGCGCCGCGCTCGGCGACCCGCAGGGTCCCGGCGTCCAGCCGCTCGAGGGTCTCCAGCACCGCCTCGCGCACTGCGCCGCCGGTCGCGGCGCTGACGGCGTCGCGATCCTCCCAGGCGGCTTCGATCACGCGCTTCAGGTCGTCAGTCATTCAGGCGGCCTCTCGGACCCGGGCGTCCCGCAGGAACGGCGCGAGCTTCTCGACTCGATGGTGGACAAAGGGGGCGGTGGAGGCGGGCGCATGCGGCCCCACCAGCACCGTGGTCATGCCGAGGGCGGCGGCCGGCGCGAGGTTGCGCTCGGAGTCCTCGAAGAAGGCGGTGGTCGCAGGGTCGATCGAATGCTCGGCGTTCATCCGCTCGAAGGCGGCCGGGTCCGGCTTGGGCACGAAGCCGAACGAGCCGATGTGGAAGACGTCGTCGAACAGCTCGGTGAGCCCAAGCCTGGCCATCACCCGCTCGGCGTGGACGGCGTCGGCGTTGGTGAAGATCAGCCGGCGGCCGGGCAGCCGCTCGAGGGCGGCGACCAGCTCGGGATCGTGCGCCAGGGCGTCCAGCGACAGGTCGTGGAACAGCGCGTGGAAGTCCTTCGGATCGACGCCGTGGTTCAGCATCAGGCCGCGCAGCGTCAGGCCGTGCTCGGCGAGGTAGCTCTTCTGCAGCGCGTAGGCCGCGTCGCGCTCCAGGCCGGTGACCTTCTGGACGAAGGCGGTCATCCGCGCCTCGATCTCGCCCATGAAGCCGGACTCGACCGGATAGAGGGTGTTGTCCAGGTCGAAGAGCCAGGTGTCGATATGGGTGAGGTCGGCGCTCATTCGCAGATGAGGGTGCCCGCGCCGTGCTCGGTGAACAGCTCGACCAGCATGGCGTGCGGCCGGCGGCCGTCGAGGATGACCACAGCCTCCACCCCGGCCTGCACCGCGGCGATGGCGGTCTCCAGCTTGGGGATCATGCCCCCGGTGGCGACGCCGTCGTCGATCGCCTTGCGGGCCTCGGCGACGGTGAGCTGGCGGATCAGGTCGCCGTTCTTGTCCAGCACTCCGGCGACGTCGGTGAGCAGCAGCATGCGCTTGGCGTTCAGCGCGTCGGCCAGCGCGCCGGCCACGGTGTCGGCGTTGATGTTGTAGGTCTCGCCCTGCTCGGAGACGCCGATCGGGGCGATCACCGGGATGTAGTCCTCCTCGGCGTAGATCAGGGCCTCGATCAGCTTGGGATCGACGCGCTTGGGTTCGCCGACGAAGCCCAGGTCGACCATTCGCTCGACCTCGGAGTCCGGGTCCTTCTTGGTGCGGGTGACCTTCTCCACCGTGATCAGCCGGGCGTCCTTGCCGGACAGGCCCACGCCGCGCACGTCGGCCTCGGAGCCCGCCTGGGTGATCCAGTTGGCGATCTCCTTGTTGATGGCGCCGGAGAGGACCATCTCGGCCACCTCCATGGTCGCCTCGTCGGTGACCCGCAGGCCGTCGATGAACGTCGACTTGACGCCCGCCTTCTCCAGCATGGCGGAGATCTGCGGGCCGCCGCCGTGCACCACGACCGGGTGCACGCCCAGCATCTTCAAGAGCACGGTGTCGGCCGCGAACAGCTTGGCCACCTGCTCCTCGCCCATGGCGTGGCCGCCGTACTTTATGACCACGGTCTCGCGGTCATAGATCTGGATGTAGGGCAGGGCCTCGGCCAGCGTCTTGGCGGTCGCCCATCCCTGGCCTTGGGTTTCGTCGGTCACTGGGCTCAGGAGCTCCGGAAGTTGGAGCGCTCCGATACCGGAGCGGCGCGCCCCTGTCACCTTCGCCACGTCATGCTAAGCCTTGGGCCTGGGCGATAGGTGGGGAGCTTTCGATGCGGATTTCGGTTGTGGCGGCGGCGGCCGCGGCGCTGTGGGCGGCTGCGGCGGGCGCGGAGGCGAAGACCGTGGCGGTGGCCGCCGAGCGGCTGCTGGACGTCGCCAGCGGCCGCTATGTGGATCATCCGCTGGTGCTGATCGTCGACGGCCGCATCTCGGCGGTGGAGAAGCAGGGCGACGCGGTCCCGGCCGGCGCCGAGCGGGTGGAGCTGCCGGGGGTGACCCTGCTGCCGGGCCTGATCGACATGCACACCCACATCACAGCCTCGCCGCTCTACGGCGGCTACACCTACCTGCAGTACACCGACAGCTTCTGGCCGATCATCGCCACGAAGCACGCCAAGGACACCCTGGAGGCCGGCTTCACCACCATCCGCAACGTCGGCTCCGACAACTACGACGACGTCGGCCTGCGCGAGGCGATCGACGGCGGCTTCGTCGAAGGACCGCGGATCGTCGCCGCCACCTACGCCATCGGCTCCACCGGCGGGCACTGCGATTCGACCTTCTTCCCGCCGTCGATGAAGCAGAAGGGCGACGCGGTGATCGACAGCCCCGACGAGGGCCGCAAGATGGTCCGCCAGCTGCACAAGTACGGCGCCCAGGTGATCAAGATCTGCGCCACCGGCGGGGTCTTCAGCCACGGCGACACGCCCGGCGCCCAGCAGCTGAGTCTCGAAGAGATCAAGGCCATCGTCGACGAGGCGCACATGACCGGGATGAAGGTCGCCGCCCACGCCCACGGCGCCTCCGGCATCAAGGCCGCGATCCTCGGCGGCGTCGACACCATCGAGCACGCCAGCCTGGTCGACGACGAGGGCATCAAGCTGGCGGCCCAGAAGGGCGCCTACTTCGGCATGGACATCTACAACACCGACTACACCCAGGCCGAGGGCAAGAAGAACGGCGTGCTGGAGGAGAACCTGCAGAAGGACCGCGATATCGGCGAGATCCAACGGCAGAACTTCCGCAAGGCGCTGAAGGCCGGCGTGAAGATGATCTTCTCCACCGACGCCGGCATCTATCCGCACGGGATGAACGCCAAGCAGTTCGCGGTCATGGTGCGCTATGGCGCGACGCCGCTGCAGGCGATCCAGACCGCGACCCTGAACGCCGCCCAGGCGCTCGGCCAGCCGAACGACGTCGGCCAGGTGGCGGTGGGCCGCTATGGCGACCTGGTCGGCGTGAAGGGCGATCCCCTGGCCGACGTCACCGTGCTCGAACATCCGGTGTTCGTGATGAAGGGCGGCGACGTGGTGAAGCGGGTCCCGTAGCCGGGTCTCGCGTTCCTCCCTTTGTGGGGGAGGGGGACCGCGAAGCGGTGGAGGGGGTCAGCGTCGATCTCGGAGGACCCCCTCAGTCAGCTTCGCTGACAGCTCCCCCAGAGGGGGAGCAATCCGTCGTCTAGGTCGCGCAGGTCGCCGCGATCTCGGCGCGCAGCTCGGGGATGCCGAGGCCCTTCTCGGCCGAGGTGGCCAGCACCCGCGGGAAGGCGGCGGGGCGCTTGATCACCGCGGCCAGGGTCTTCTCGGTCATCGCCGCGACCTCGGAGGCCTTCAGCTTGTCGGCCTTGGTCAGGATGATCTGGTAGGAGACGGCGGCGGTGTCGAAGGCTTCCAGGGCCTCCTGGTCGACATCCTTCAGGCCATGGCGGGCGTCGATCAGCAGGTAGGCGCGCTTCAGGTTCGGCCGTCCGCGCAGATAGGCGCGGCCGAGGTTCTGGAACTTGCGGGCGGTGTCGCGGCTGACCTTGGCGAAGCCGTAGCCGGGCAGGTCCACCAGCCGCAGCTTCTCGTCGACCACGAAGAAGTTCACCTCGCGGGTGCGCCCCGGGGCCGTGGAGGCCCGCGCCAGGTGCAGCCGGCCGGTGACCGCGTTGATCAGCGACGACTTGCCGACGTTGGAGCGGCCGGCGAACGCCACCTCCGGCAGGTCGGCGGGCGGCAGGCCGTCGATGGCGGCCGCACCCATCATGAAGTTGGTCTCGCGCGCGAAGAGCTTGCGGGCCGCCTCCAGCGTCTCGTCGTCGAAGGGCGCGGCGGGCTCGCTCACCCGGCGGCCTTGGCCCGGCCGGTCAGCTTGCCGATGATGCGGTCGATGGGGTTGTCCACCTTGAAGCGCCGCATGATCACGTACTGCTGCAGGATCGAGAGGACGTTGGTCCAGGTCCAGTAGATCAGCAGGCCGACCGCGAAGGGCGCCATGATGAAGGTGAAGATCACCGGCATCAGCTGGAAGATCCGCTGCTGGGTCGGGTCCGGCGCCGGCGGGTTCATGGTGGTCGAGAGCCACATGCTGACGCCGTAGATCAGCGGCAGGATGCCGATGTGCAGGCTGGTGTCGAGCAGGCCGCCGATCAGCGGGGCGTGGGCCGGATTCCAGGGAATGGCGCCGAACAGGTTCCAGACGGTGGTGGGATCGCGCGCCGAGAGGTCGCGGATCCAGCCGAGGAACGGCGCGTGCCGCATCTCGATGGTGACGCTCAGCACCTTGTAGAGGGCGAAGAACACCGGGATCTGCAGGAGCAGCGGCAGGCAGCCGGCGACCGGATTGACCTTCTCCCGCTGGTAGAGGGCCATGATCTCCTGCTGCTGCTTGGCCGGGTCGTCCTTGTAGCGCTTGCGCAGCTCCTCCATCTGGGGCTGCACCTTCTTCATCTTGGTCATCGACTCGTACTGCTTGTTCGCGATCGGGAAGAACAAGAGCCGCACCGCGACGGTGAGCACGAGGATGGCGACGCCGAAGCTGCCGACGTGGCTGTAGATGTACTGGAGGAAGGTGAAGATCGGCCGCGTGAAGAACCAGAACATGCCCCAGTCGACCGCGCTGTCGAAGCGCGGGATGCCGAGCTTGTCCTGGTAGGACTGCAGCACCGGAACGGTCTTGGCGCCGCCGAAGAAGTGGGTGGTCTCGGTGACCTGCTGGCCGGGACCCACCGCGCGGGCCGCGCCCACGAAGTTGGCGTCGAAGATGTCGAGCCCGCCGGCCTTGGTGTCGCGGAACTGGCCCTGGAGCGCCTCGCCCTGGTTGGGGATCAGCGCCGCCAGCCAATATTTGTCGGTGATGCCGACCCAGCCGCCCTTGGACGCGATCGGGCCGGTGGCGCCGTCCTTCGCCCACTTTTTGTACTTGATCAGCTTCAGCGTCGGCTTGTCCTCGCCGAGCGCGCCGACTGCGCCTTCGTGCACCACCTGGCTGCCGGCGCTCGCCACCGGCATGCCCTGGCGCTGGATGGAGCCGTAGGGGGCGAGCGTCACCGGCGCGGCCGAGTTGTTGGCCACCGTGTCGGTGATGGTGAACATGAAGCGGTCGTCGACGTCGATCCGGCGGCTGAAGGTCAGGCCCTGGCCGTTGGCATAGGTCAGCACCACCGGCTGGCCGGGCGAGAGCGTCGAGCCCTGGGCCAGGGTCCAGACGGTGTCGGAGGTCGGCAGGCCCGGCACGTTGGCGCCCGTCCAGCCCATTTCCGCGAACCAGGCGTGCGGCGCGCCTTCCGGGCGCAGCAGCTCCACCGGCGGGGAGTTGCGGTCCACCGTCTCGCGGTACTGGGTGAGGTAGAGGTCGTCGATCCGCGCGCCCTTCAGGGAGATCGAGCCCTTCAGCGCCGGGGTGACGATCGGCACGCGCGGGCTGGCGGCCAGGGCCGCGGCGCGGGTGACCGCCGGCGGCACGTTCAGAACCGGCGCGCCGGGACGCTGCGCCTGCTGCGCGGTCGCGGCCGGCCTGGCCGCGGCGAGCTCAGCCTGGCGGCGCTTCTGCGCGGGCTCGAGCACGAACATCTGATAGACGATGAACAGGCCGAGCGCGCACACGAGGAAGATGATCGTGTTGCGGCTTGAATCTTCTTGCATGTGCGGGGCGCGCGCTCAGGTCTCTAAGGAGGGTGGGGCGGGCGTCTCAGGATCGCGAGCCCGGCCGTCGCGTTCGGCCGCGAGCCTTATCAGCGCGCTTTTGACATCGTCAAGCAAACGCGGCCAGGGACGGGTGGTCACACCGCCGCGGGCGATGAACACATAGTCGACGCCCGGCCGGGCGAAATCGGGCAACAGCAGCCTGGCGGCCTCGCGCATCCGGCGCTTGGCGCGGTTGCGCTGCACGGCCCCGCCGATGCGTTTGGTGGCGGTGAAGCCGGCGCGGACCAGGACCTTGTCGTCGCCGCGCGGACGGGCCTGGACGACCACCGCGCCGCGGGCGCACGACGGCGCCTGCGCGCAGGCGAGGAACTCGGCGCGCTTGGTCAGGCGTTCGATGGGGGTGGGACCCGGGATGTCGGCGTCGGCCATGCCGACACCCTTTACCTCAAGTGCGAGGTCTAGGCGCTGAGGCGCTTGCGGCCCTTGGCGCGACGACGGGCCAGAACCTTCTGGCCGTTCTTGGTCGACATGCGCAGACGGAAGCCGTGGCGACGCGCACGCACGAGGCGGGAGGGCTGAAATGTGCGCTTCACAACGAAAGCTCCGGGGTCGAAAATCGAGCGGCGGTGGATAGTGGACCCAGGCGTAGGTGTCAACCGGCGTCGGCCTGAACAATCAGACTATCACAGGTCCGGGCGGATGACGGTCTTGCCGATCACCTTGCGGTCGGCCAGCGAGTCGTAGGCGGCGCGCCAGTCGGCGAGGGGGTATTCCCGGTCCACCCGCGGCTTCACCTTGCCGTCTTCGGCCAGCCGCCAGATCGCCGCCTGGTTCTCGCGGCCCTTCTCCGGAAACCGGCGGCCGTACTCGCCGGCGCGCACGCCCATCAGCGAGAAGCCCTTGATCAGCGCCATGTTGACCGGCAGCACCGGCAGCCGCCCCGACGTGAAGCCGATGGAGAGCAGGCGCCCGTCGAAGGCGATGCAGCGGACGCTCTCGTCGAACACGTCGCCGCCGACCGGATCGTAGATCACGTCCGCGCCGCGCCCGTCGGTGATCGCCTTGACCTGGTCGCGGAAGCCGCCGGTCACGTTGACGATGGCGTCGGGGGCGTACTCGGCCTGGACGACCGCCAGCTTGGCGTCGGAGGCGGAGGCGGCGATCACCTTCGCGCCGAGCACCTTTGCGAGATCGACGGCGGCGAGGCCGACGCCGCCGGCGGCGCCGTGCGCCAGCACCCATTCGCCGGGCTCCAGCCGGGCGCGGCGCACCAGGGCCACATAGGCGGTGAGATAGGCCGCGCCGTAGCCGGCCGCCTGGCCGAAGGACAGCCGCTCCGGCTTGCGCCGCAGCCCGGCCGCGGGCGTGACGGCGAACTCGGACACGCCGCCGATCCGCGCGCCGCCCACCACCGCGTCGCCCAGCTCGAACTCCGCGACGCCCTCGCCCAACGCCTCGACCTCGCCGGCGATCTCCAGGCCGGGGATGAAGGGCAGGGGCGGCTTATGCTGGTACTCGCCGCGGGTCTGCAGGAGGTCGGGGAAGTTGACCGCCGCGGCGCGGACGCGGATCCGCACCTCGCCGGGCCCCGGAGCCGGCGTCGGGACCTCCTTCAGCACGCAGCCGGCGTAGTCGGCGGCCAGAGCCTCGACCACCAGGGCGCGCATCAGGCGATGCGGCCTTCCAGCCCTTCGCGCACCAGGCCGGCGATCTCGCGGCAGGCGACGTCGGCGCAGGGCACTGCGCCGGTGAAGGCGGTGAAGCCATGGGCCAGGGCGTCGTAGCAGCGGTAGACCACCGGCACGCCGGCCTCGCGCAGCCGGCGCGCATAGGCCTCGCCCTGGTCCAGCAAGGGGTCGAAGCCGGCGGTGACCACCACGGCCGGCGCCAGACCCTGCAGGTCCTTCTCGCGCAGCGGCGACAAGCGCGGATCGGCCGGGTCGTCGCCCGGGCCCATGTAGTGGCCCATGAACCAGTCCATGATCGGGCGCGAGAGCGGGAAGGCGTCGGCGTAGATGGTCATCGAGGCGCTTTCGCAGGCCACCTCGACGCAAGGGTAGATCAGGAGCTGCACGGCCGGCTGCGGCTCGCCCGCGCGGTTCAGCTCCTGGCAGATGATGGCGGCGAAGTTGCCGCCCATGGAATCCCCGCCAATCGCCGCGGCCCCGTCAGGCGCGCCGAACCGGCCGGCGTTGTCGCGGCCCCAGCGGTAGGCGGCGAGCACGTCCTCCAGCCCGGCCGGGAAGCGGTGCTCCGGGGCCAGGCGATAGTCCACCGACAGCACCGGGCAGCGGGCCACGCTGGCCAGGATGCCGCAGAAGCTATGGCAGGTCTCCAGGTCGCCGATCACCCCGCCGCCGAAGTGGGCGAACACCAGCAGCGGCGCGTCGGCCGACTGGGCGTCCGGGCGGTAGGCCCTGAGCGGGATCGGCCCGTTCGGCCCCTCGATGGCGAGCTGCTCCGTGCGCACGCCCGGCTCCGGGTCGCCGCCCAGCGACTCCAGGCCGGCGGCGCTGGCGCGCCGGGCCTCCTCCGGCGTCAGCGTGGTCATGGAGGGCGCGCCGCGGCCCTGGGCGGCCAGGAACTGCAGGCGCGGGTCGAGGGTGCGGCCGCCCTGGTAGACCACCCCGCCGCCCGCCATCAGCCGCAGCAGCGGCTGCGGCAGGGAGAGCAGCTTGCGAAGCATGATCCGCTGGGTGGAGGCGTTGGGCATCAGGGTCAGCTCGCTTCCTGGGGCAGGCCCTTGAGGCCGTTCAGGATCATGGCCACCGCGAAGTTCGCCGCCCGCTCGGTGTCGATCGGCCGGCGTTCCAGCATCTTGTCGCCCACGTCCCTGGCCACGGCTATGCAGGCCGCGGCCATGAAGTCGGGATCCGCCGCCGGACCCTTGCGGCCGGCCACGGCCTCGACGAGGGCGTCGCGGACCTCGGCGAACACCGCCGCCATCTCGGGGGTCTCGCCCTGCACGTGGAGGTGCGGCTCGCCGGCGGGCCGCCGCGCCACCCAGTTGCGGTGCTCGTCGGCCAGGAAGCCGAAGTAGGCGCGGATGGCGGAACGCACGAAGGCCTCGAAGCCGGGGCTCTCGGCGCGCAGGCTCTTGAGGATCGGCCCGAAGCGTCGCGCGCCGTCGTCGGCCAGCGCGGCGAACACCTCCTCCTTGGAGCGGTAGTAGTTATAGAAGGTGCCGGCCGCGAGGCCGGTGCGCCGGATGATGTCGCGCACGGTGGCGGTCTCGTAGCCCAGCTCGCCGAACACCTCACGGGCCGCGTCCAGGATCGCCTGGCGGTTCTGGACCTTGGTCTGCTCGCGCTTGCCGACCGGAAGATAGGCGACCTGGGACATGAAGCTCTGAGGCTGGCTCGAAAGTGACACGCGTCACTCTAGAGCCGACCGCGACGGAAAGCCAATCCGGCGTCGCGATCACAGTTGCTCCCCCGCTGGGGGGAGCTGTCAGCAAAGCTGACTGAGGGGGTCTTCCGAGGTCGGCGCTGACCCCCTCCACCGCTCCGCGGTCCCCTTCCCCAGAGGGGAGGAACTCTGCCGCGGGCTCAGACCGTCCGCTGGGCGCGGTCCTTCTCGTTGGTGGCGCGGATGGCGTTGCGCGCGGCCTCCCACTCCTCGTCGCCCCAGGAGGCCAGGCGGGAGAACCCGCCGCCCTGCAGGTGGGAGCCGCCGTCGATGGCGATGGTCTGGCCGTTCACATAGGCCGACAGCGGATGCAGCAGGTAGACGGCCAGGTTGGCGAGCTCGCGCATCTCGCCGTTGCGGCCCAGCGGGATGGCCGGATCGGCGGGGCCCTCGTCGCGGCCCTGGCCGCTGGGGTTGAGCCGGGCGGTCATACCCTCGGTGGGAAAGGGGCCCGGCGCGATGGCGTTGAAGCGGATGCCGCGGTTGCCCCACTCCACCGCCAGCGACTGGGTCATGACGTTGAGGCCGGCCTTGGACATCGCCGAGGGCACTGTGAAGGGGCCGCCGTTCCACACCCAGGTGGTCAGGATCGAGACCACCGAGGCGTGCTTCTTCTCCGCCAGCCAGCGCTTGCCGGCCTCCAGGGTGACAAAGAAGCCGCCGCGGAAGACGATGTTGGCGATGGCGTCGAAGCCGCGGGCGCTGAGGTCCTCGGTGCGGCTGATGAAGTTGCCGGCGGCGTTGTTGACCAGGCCGGTCAGCGCCCCGCCGTCCGCCCAGATGGCATCCATCATCTCGGCGATGGCCTCAGGAACGCGGATATCGCAGGCCAGCCCCACGCACTTGCCGCCGTGGGCGTCGGTGAGGTCCTTGGCGGTGGCCTCCACCACGCCGCCGCGCCGGCCGCAGATGTAGACCTCCGCGCCCAACATCAGGCAGGCCTCGGCCATCACCTTGCCAAGTCCGGTCCCGCCGCCGGTGATCAGCACCCGCTCGCCGGTCATCAGGCCGGGCCGGAACATCAGGTCGCCCAGGGAAAGCTCGGCCATGGGGTCGTCCTCCTCGCGTTGTCGCAGCCACTGCGATCCGCTAACGCTGGGGAGGTCAAGCCGTCCCCGCCGCGCCCACGTGTTCGCCATCGGCCTGCGCGCGGCGGATGAACCATCTTTTCGGTTGTGCGTTGGTAGCAGTTCGGGCTGATTTGGCTCGAAGCTAGGCAGCCCGATGACGTCCTCCTCCGAGAACTCCGCCGCGTCCCCGGCCGCCGACGGCGAACGCGTGGTCCGGCTGGCCTCGGCTGAGGACAGCTTCCAACAGCGCGAGCTCCTCTATCGGGACCTGCTGAACGCCCTGCCGGCCGCGATCTACATGACCGACGCCCGGGGCCGGATCACCTTCTATAACGAGGCCGCCGTGGCCCTCTCTGGTCGCCGCCCGGCGCTTGGGGTCGACGAGTGGTGCGTCACCTGGAAGCTGTACTGGCCGGACGGCTCGGCTCTGCCGCACGATCAATGCCCGATGGCGCTGGCCCTGAAAGAGGGGCGGGAGCTGCGGGGCGTGGAAGCCATCGCCGAGCGGCCGGACGGCAGCCGCATCGCCTTCATGCCCTATCCCACGCTGTTGCGGGACGCCGGCGGCGCCGTGGTGGGCGCCGTGAACATGCTGGTGGACATCACCGAGCGGAAGTCGTCCGAGGAGCGC encodes:
- a CDS encoding TetR/AcrR family transcriptional regulator yields the protein MSLSSQPQSFMSQVAYLPVGKREQTKVQNRQAILDAAREVFGELGYETATVRDIIRRTGLAAGTFYNYYRSKEEVFAALADDGARRFGPILKSLRAESPGFEAFVRSAIRAYFGFLADEHRNWVARRPAGEPHLHVQGETPEMAAVFAEVRDALVEAVAGRKGPAADPDFMAAACIAVARDVGDKMLERRPIDTERAANFAVAMILNGLKGLPQEAS
- a CDS encoding SDR family oxidoreductase yields the protein MAELSLGDLMFRPGLMTGERVLITGGGTGLGKVMAEACLMLGAEVYICGRRGGVVEATAKDLTDAHGGKCVGLACDIRVPEAIAEMMDAIWADGGALTGLVNNAAGNFISRTEDLSARGFDAIANIVFRGGFFVTLEAGKRWLAEKKHASVVSILTTWVWNGGPFTVPSAMSKAGLNVMTQSLAVEWGNRGIRFNAIAPGPFPTEGMTARLNPSGQGRDEGPADPAIPLGRNGEMRELANLAVYLLHPLSAYVNGQTIAIDGGSHLQGGGFSRLASWGDEEWEAARNAIRATNEKDRAQRTV